The bacterium genome segment TTATCCTGCATCTAAGATAGGAACAAACACTTTCTCAGTGAAAATAGATGGTGTAGAAAAAGATTGGAAACCTCAGGTAAAGAAAATTAACGATACAACTATCGCAATTGAGGCTTCTGGTGAACACTATTCAGTCAAAAGAAACATACTCTTGAAAAAGGAGCGAATTGAGATAGAAGATACATTTACCAATCTTAAAAATGTTCCAGTAGGGATCCTTATTTCCCACAATTATATCGCACCGGAAATTCTTAAAAATACTCGTGCAATGACAACAGCAGCTAATCCAATAATCTTTTTTTCTCAAAGCGGCGGTGATTTTGGTATTCTTGCTGAAGACAATGTTTCACGTTTACAATTTAACACATTTTGCGATTTAAATACTGCAAGTTTACGCCACTCGTCTTTTGCTCTTGATTCTGGTAAGAGTTATACTTTTCGTTATGCTGTTTATCCATTAGAACCTACGGGGGATGTTTCCAATTTCATCAATCGTGTTCGTAGGGATTGGAATGCTAACTTTACTATTGAAGGTCCATTCAGTTTTATAGATGTTCCAACACATATACTGAAAGACCTCCCCGCACTCCACACACTTAAGAAAGATATTAAAAGAAGAAAATTGAAGATTATTGCATTAATGCCATGGCTTGATTATGATCCTGGGGCGGCTATGGATCATGTTATTTCCCGTGATGAATATAAGGTAATGATGCAGAATGCGGCTAAGATACTACATGAGATTGACCCCGAAATTAAAGTTGTAGGTTGTATAGAAACTGACTGGGTAACAATTTATCCTGAGAAGATTAAGAATGGAGAGGTTATTTACAATGGCACGCCAGAACAATTCACGAAGGTTATAGATGAAGCAAGCTTATCATGGAAAGATAGTGCTAAGCGGGATTCAGATGGGAAATTAGCTCTTGAACGCTATACCCGCGGTGGTAAACCACAACTTGCTCTGGCTGTTTATCCTGCATTAGGTAATTATCAGCATAAATTTCTTATGGACCAGATACGGTTTCTGATAGAAGATGTTGGACTGGATGGGATTTATATTGACGAGTTCAACCAGGCATGGAGCGGCGGGAGTATCCGCAGTTATGAAGGATGGGATGGTATATCGGTAGATATAGATTCAGAGACAGGGAAAATTATTAACAAGTATATAAATTGTAGTCTTGCTGGTATAAAATCCCGTGTTGAAATAATAAATTCTGTATTAGCCAGGGGAAAGATTTTTATTGCTAATACATATGCTACATCTAAAGAAGAACAATCATTACCGGCGCAGCGTTTCTGGGAAATGCAAGATTTTTTAAACATATCTTTTTTAAATCCTGGAGAAAAGCCGCCTTTTGTTTATGAAATGTGTGAAGGTGTTTTAGGAAGTCCAATAGGTTTAGGGGTAACTCGCTCACCCAAAAAACCTCACCTTGCACAAGGATTGATGTTAGGTATGATGTCATATTTACGTCATGGGTTGTTATACTATCATTACCGTTATGGAATCCTTCCTGAAGAGGGAATAGGCAGTGGTGAATATGGTCCTATAAACCATATGTTTCCATTAACACCTGTTGCTTTGCATGAAGGGTGGATTGAAGGAAAAGAGAGAATAATAACAGCAATTTCAGGAACTTATTACTGGTATAATGAGAAGAAACCAAACATATTTTTGTTTGATATAAATGGCAGAGAGAGGGGAAATAGCTTTGAGGTTATTAAAGATAAGAAAGGGTGGCAAGTAAAGGTCAATTTAAAGGATTGGGAAGAAATAGCTGTAATAGAAGAGTAAACATACCAGTGACTCAGATCAATTTTATGAAGAAAGGAGGTGATGGGCAGGGGTTTAAGACACAAAAGTAACACATAATTAAGTATAAAATGGGAGGTAAAAAAGATGTATAGAAGGATTATAGGTATAGTTGGATTTTGTTTTTTGTTGTTAATCTCACTTGTCGAGATTAATGTTTTTGCAGGTGAAGAGAACCTGATCAAAAATTCAGATGTTGAATTAGGTAAGACGGGCTGGAGTTTCCATAATCCAAGCAAAAAGAAAGCTGAATTTAATATCAGTGAAGGGATAGCTCATTCAGGAAAGTATTCATTACACATGATAGGAAAAGATGAGGGATATCATGG includes the following:
- a CDS encoding LamG domain-containing protein — translated: MLKFLKQTGSISLFILIMVLNNMCIGAEKEKGLVAYWNFDEGKGSIAKDSSSNRNNGEIYGAKYVKVQEGYALEFDGVNNYVNCGNDPSLKFTGSFSIALWEKHDSAAQWQTLVSNQGANIYGHGLDIQQGVNYNFLICGLTPMSLYVNGVTEPDNKLRYVVVVYDAVKSEKKVYVDGVEKSTRSVTGAPIESKINFFIGSYQGQSQWFNGIIDEVKIYNRALSEEEIKANCGKLITKTTTVKRIPIRTGEIIQSGNVSVQVAEFGGVQINNNKSFCVLESSFSYPASKIGTNTFSVKIDGVEKDWKPQVKKINDTTIAIEASGEHYSVKRNILLKKERIEIEDTFTNLKNVPVGILISHNYIAPEILKNTRAMTTAANPIIFFSQSGGDFGILAEDNVSRLQFNTFCDLNTASLRHSSFALDSGKSYTFRYAVYPLEPTGDVSNFINRVRRDWNANFTIEGPFSFIDVPTHILKDLPALHTLKKDIKRRKLKIIALMPWLDYDPGAAMDHVISRDEYKVMMQNAAKILHEIDPEIKVVGCIETDWVTIYPEKIKNGEVIYNGTPEQFTKVIDEASLSWKDSAKRDSDGKLALERYTRGGKPQLALAVYPALGNYQHKFLMDQIRFLIEDVGLDGIYIDEFNQAWSGGSIRSYEGWDGISVDIDSETGKIINKYINCSLAGIKSRVEIINSVLARGKIFIANTYATSKEEQSLPAQRFWEMQDFLNISFLNPGEKPPFVYEMCEGVLGSPIGLGVTRSPKKPHLAQGLMLGMMSYLRHGLLYYHYRYGILPEEGIGSGEYGPINHMFPLTPVALHEGWIEGKERIITAISGTYYWYNEKKPNIFLFDINGRERGNSFEVIKDKKGWQVKVNLKDWEEIAVIEE